The DNA sequence CATCAATGCCGGAATTGGTGGGCAGATGGTTTCTACTGACTATGGTACTTCTGGCTCCTGGGGCGGAAACCGTACTACTCCTGAATTTGTAAATTTGTTTGATCAGAAATCACCTACCGACGGTCGTGATCTTTTCTTCACGCAGGGACAAAGCAAGGAGATCAATCAGCAGGATCAGTTTACCCAAGGTTATGCTGTAACCAAGTTCAAAAATAAGAAGCAGGATGGTACTGATGGCTCAAATCTTTCTGAAGGTTTTGCAGACGTCAACTTTCCCGTATTCCGATTGGCAGATGCTTATTTGATGTCTGCAGAGTTGGATTTGCGTTTGAACAATACCGTTACTGCAGAAAACCTGGCCAGAATTAACCAAATTAGAACTCGTGGAGGCGCACCAGCGGTGACCAATGCGGTGGTTGATTTGGACTGGATGATCGAGGAACGTGGCCGTGAATTATATTGGGAAGGGCACCGCCGTACCGACCTGATCCGATTCAATCAATTCACTGGAGGCGCTTATGTTTGGGCTTTTAAAGGGGGTAATTCTTCTGGACGCCCCGTAGAAGACTACTTTGCGGTCATGCCGATTCCAAGTACCGACGTAAATGCCAACCCTAACCTAACCCAAAACCCTGGATATTAATATGATGAGACGTTATATAAATGTGCTGAAAACCTTCTCCCTGGCTTTGTTGGCCATGGCGTTTTCAGCCTGTGAAGATACCGACACGCCCCGTATCAGTTCAGATACGCAAGGGCCGCAAATTACCTGGCCACTCAAAGACAACTATGTGCTGACGGTCACCAATGCCGATGAAACTTTTGAAACCTTTGAATGGGAAGCCGTTAATTATGGCGTGGTGTCCCCTGTGAGCTATAAAGTGCAGGTGGCAGAAAAAGGGACCGATTTTGAAACGGTGGAGGAGGTGGCATCTACCACCGACACGAAAGTGGAGGTCTCTAACAGTATGATGAATGATGCTGTTGGGAAGCTCGGATTGGCACCTTTTGAAGCACATGAAGTTGAGATGAGGGTAATTTCTACCTTGGGGAATAATGGTGGAGGCGTAATTTCTTCTACTGTTGCAGATACAGAAATTACACCATATGCATTGATTGTTACCTGGTATGTGCCAGGTCCATTCAATTTCTGGGCAGAAGGCAATGAATGGTCGCATAATGACCTGGATGTTATCAAAGCCGAAGATGGTCAGAATTTCAGAGGCTACCTTTACTTGGTGAATAAGGATGGGACAACACCGAGTGATTTCAAAATATCGACTGCCAAAGGCTGGGAATTAGGAATAAACTATGGTGCAGGTGATGCCGCAGGAACGTTGAGTGACGATGGCGGAGCTGCTAATATTACCGCCCCTGAAGCGGCTTATTATCTGCTAACCGTTAACAGTGCTGATTTAACTTACAATTTGCTGAAAACAGATTTTGCGATTATTGGAGCAGCAACACCTGGTGGCTGGGATAATGATACCCCCTTGACATTCAATCCTGACAGCCGTATGTGGGAAGGGACTTATGCAATGAAGGGTGGAGAAGAATGGAAAATTCGAGCGAATGGAAGCTGGGATGACCCTAACCCAAATTATGGACAAGGAAGTGAAGATGGAATGCTGTCCTTGGGTGGGGATAACTTAGTGTCGCCTGCTGAAGACGGTATGTATGAAATAAAGGTAAATTTGGACGATCCTGAGGCGTTAAAATATACCATCGAGAAAGTGAATTAGTTTAATCTATAGAAAAAGGAGTGCAGTAATTGTACTCCTTTTTTTGCGCTATAATTACAAACGTTTGCATTGAAAAACGCATGGATAAGGGCATTGGGATTCCCTTAAAACTAAATTGTTTTCCATATTTATTATGATTTTTTAACTGAAGAATAATTTCATGCATCAAGGAAAACTACTTTTATTAACAGTTTTTTGCTTGTTTATCCAACAAGTATCAGCCCAAAGTATTACCGTCAGCCCTGAAAGGTTTAAGGCTTCTGACGAAATTACAATTACTTGTGATGTCACTGGCAATAGCCAACTCGAAGCACTTTCTGATGCTTGGGCGTGGATATGGGTGCCAGGGGATCCTAATGGGTTCAGTGCTTTTACCAATGTGAACCCTGCAGGTGATGGTCAAGAAGCGGTAAAGTTCACTAAAGGTGAAAATAACATCTGGACCCTTAAAGTTCGTCCTACGGATATTTTTAATGAGTCAGCGGATAAAATCACGAGACTTGGTATCCTTATAAAAGGTCGCGATTGGCCCGATGGACAGTCGAGTGATGTGTTCTTTGATGTGGATCAACAAGGGGTTCTCACTGTAAACATGACCAAGTCCACAGACGATATGCTTAATGTCGGGGAGCAGGTGACTTTTACAGCCACCGCCTCAGAAAGCAGTCACCTTCAAATCTCAGATCAGCATGATGCTGTTCTTAAAGAAGCGGATAATGTTACTTCCCTTAATTATACATTTACAGCTCAAGAAGCGGGGCAATTTTCATTTCACACACAGGCAACTGTTGGAGACGAGACAGCAACAGCTTCTTTGAATGTGATCGTCAAGCCGACCGTTATTGTTGAAAAAATGCCGGAAGGGCTGAAGATCGGCCCAAACTACGATGCCAATGACCCTACGAAAGTTACTTTTGTGTTGCAGGATCCTGCGAAACTAAAACAGTTTGTAACAGTAATCGGTGATTTTTATGATAATGCCTGGGCAGTTCAGTCGAATCACGTGATGAAATTGGATGACACTGGCGACGCCAATTATTGGTGGTTGACCGTTACAGGGCTTGAGCCTGGTAAAGAATATCTCTATCAGTATTTATTGGACGGGTCAATTAAAATTGCCGACCCTTATGCAGATAAGATTTCTGATCCGAGTGATCAGTATATCGATGATGCCCGTTACCCAGACCTGATTCCTTATCCAGCAGACAAAACGGATAAAAGAGCCTCTTTCTTTCAGACCAATCAACAGGCTTATCAGTGGTCAGATGCAACGATAAATTTTCAGAAGCCAGAAAAATCTGCTTTGATGGTTTATGAACTGCATTTGCGTGACTTCACGAAGGAACAGACTTATGATGCCGCCATTAAAAAGCTTGATTATATCAAAAGCCTGGGGATAAACTGTATTGAGTTAATGCCTGTAAATGAGTTCGAAGGAAACAGCTCTTGGGGGTATAATCCAAATTTTTATTTCGCAGTAGATAAATGGTATGGCTCGAAAAATGAGTTGAAACGTTTTATTGACGAGGCCCATGAACGTGGCATGGCTGTAGTGATTGACATGGTTTTGAACCATAGTTTTCATTCGTCGCCTTTCGTGAGAATGTATAATCATGGCGACTACGGAGACCCTACTTCGGATAACCCTTGGTATAATGAAAAAGGGAATTTTATTGGGACTGATTTGAACTGGGGTGCCGATTTTAATCATGAGAGCATTTGGACAAAGCAATTGGTGGATTCCGTAAATACTTACTGGATGGATCAATATAAAGTCGATGGATTCCGATTTGATTTCACCAAAGGTTTTACCAATGAAATTAAAGAGGGAGCTGACAAATGGGGAAGCCGAAAGGATGATAGCCGAATTGCGATCCTGAAGCGCATGTATCAAAAAATTGAAGACTACGGAACCAATGCTTATGTGATTCTGGAGCATTTGACGGACTGGGACGAGGAGGCAATTCTTGCCAAAGAGGGCATGCTGCTTTGGACAGGCGCAGGACCTCACCATGAATTTGTGAAAGCAACCCAGGGTAACAATGCCAACCTTATTGAGCAGTATTACGGCAACAGAACAGGCGACGGTGATCTTGAGGGTACCAAAGCGTTGGTGTCTTATATGGAAAGCCACGATGAGGAACGCCTAAAATATGAAGCTGATATCAATGGAGAAAAGGTCAATGCTTATGACCTGACCAAGGAAGAGTACAACATTGATCGATTGAAATTAATGAGTGCGTTCTTTGTTCCTGTTCCAGGCCCAAAAATGATCTGGCAATTTGGTGAGTTAGGCTATGATGTTTCCATCAACCAAATTGAAAAAGACGGTGATGTGAGCGATGATTATCGTACCGGAGAAAAACCTGTGATGTGGGAGTATAATGATGCTGCCGAAAACCCTGAAAGAGTGAAATTGCGCAAGGTATATACTGCTTTGATGCATCTACGATCGGAATTGAAATTATACGACGCCAGCAAGGAGAACACAAAACTGGAATTGGATGACAATAACAAGATCAAGGTGATTCATCTGAAAAATGCCGAAAATGTTGAGGTACACATTGTAGGTAATTTCGGAATGCAGGGAGAAGAAGTGCCAGCGGCTAAATTGCCAAATGGTACTTGGTATGATTATTTTTCAAATGGTAAAGAAGTAACTTTCGATGGTCAGTCGAATATGTTGCTCGGCCCTGGTAACTTTAAAGTTTACATTAGTGAGCCATTGAACGATTACCCTGAAGAAGGCTTGATCAATACCGCACTTCCTTTTTTCAAGACCAATCCTGGTGCCGTTGATAAAAATAAAGAAGCGACCGTGATTTTTTACCCTGAAGGTGGAAATCAAGGTTTAATCAATACGGATAATGCCAAAATGATGGTGAAGGGCATATTTAAAAACCCCGATACGGAAGCTACAGGATCGTTAGACCTCATTAAAGTGGGAGATCGATTTGAAGGCCGATTTGTTCCAAATACGCTTTTGGGGCTTTCTGACGATACTGATTTGATCGGGATGGAAGTATACTTTGAGAATGAAAACGGGGAAAAGGCGTTGGATGAAAATGATCAAGCAGGCTTGATTTCTTTCAGCTTCGATCGGGTAACTTTTAACCCTGAAAACTGGAGAGCAGATGCTGAGGTCACCATTCATTTTGATTTTCATGACAAGAAGATTGGTGAGGAAGAAAACTTATACCTGTGGTCCTGGATCGAAAATCATGAAAATGAAAAGATTGACAACGGAGCTTGGGAACAGTCCTCAGAAAATGCAAAGCTTACCAATTTAGGCCATGGGCAATACGAAATCAAAATGGTGCCTACAACGTATTTCCATGCTACGGCGAGCCAGATTAAGAATGATGGCTTAAATTTCTTGGTAAAAACCAAGGAAGGCGGAATGAAATCGGATAATTTTGGCCCTTTTAAATCTAATTTAGTAACCGCGATTAAGCCTCAGGTTCCTGAAGCAAACGTTTTCCCTAACCCAACCTCTGGCGTTCTTCACATCAGTAACCTTAGTGGCTGGGAAGGAAGCGTGGGCGTTCGTGTCATGAACAGCTTTGGGCAACAGTTGTATTTTGCGACTTAC is a window from the Persicobacter psychrovividus genome containing:
- a CDS encoding SusE domain-containing protein; its protein translation is MMRRYINVLKTFSLALLAMAFSACEDTDTPRISSDTQGPQITWPLKDNYVLTVTNADETFETFEWEAVNYGVVSPVSYKVQVAEKGTDFETVEEVASTTDTKVEVSNSMMNDAVGKLGLAPFEAHEVEMRVISTLGNNGGGVISSTVADTEITPYALIVTWYVPGPFNFWAEGNEWSHNDLDVIKAEDGQNFRGYLYLVNKDGTTPSDFKISTAKGWELGINYGAGDAAGTLSDDGGAANITAPEAAYYLLTVNSADLTYNLLKTDFAIIGAATPGGWDNDTPLTFNPDSRMWEGTYAMKGGEEWKIRANGSWDDPNPNYGQGSEDGMLSLGGDNLVSPAEDGMYEIKVNLDDPEALKYTIEKVN
- a CDS encoding alpha-amylase family glycosyl hydrolase → MFIQQVSAQSITVSPERFKASDEITITCDVTGNSQLEALSDAWAWIWVPGDPNGFSAFTNVNPAGDGQEAVKFTKGENNIWTLKVRPTDIFNESADKITRLGILIKGRDWPDGQSSDVFFDVDQQGVLTVNMTKSTDDMLNVGEQVTFTATASESSHLQISDQHDAVLKEADNVTSLNYTFTAQEAGQFSFHTQATVGDETATASLNVIVKPTVIVEKMPEGLKIGPNYDANDPTKVTFVLQDPAKLKQFVTVIGDFYDNAWAVQSNHVMKLDDTGDANYWWLTVTGLEPGKEYLYQYLLDGSIKIADPYADKISDPSDQYIDDARYPDLIPYPADKTDKRASFFQTNQQAYQWSDATINFQKPEKSALMVYELHLRDFTKEQTYDAAIKKLDYIKSLGINCIELMPVNEFEGNSSWGYNPNFYFAVDKWYGSKNELKRFIDEAHERGMAVVIDMVLNHSFHSSPFVRMYNHGDYGDPTSDNPWYNEKGNFIGTDLNWGADFNHESIWTKQLVDSVNTYWMDQYKVDGFRFDFTKGFTNEIKEGADKWGSRKDDSRIAILKRMYQKIEDYGTNAYVILEHLTDWDEEAILAKEGMLLWTGAGPHHEFVKATQGNNANLIEQYYGNRTGDGDLEGTKALVSYMESHDEERLKYEADINGEKVNAYDLTKEEYNIDRLKLMSAFFVPVPGPKMIWQFGELGYDVSINQIEKDGDVSDDYRTGEKPVMWEYNDAAENPERVKLRKVYTALMHLRSELKLYDASKENTKLELDDNNKIKVIHLKNAENVEVHIVGNFGMQGEEVPAAKLPNGTWYDYFSNGKEVTFDGQSNMLLGPGNFKVYISEPLNDYPEEGLINTALPFFKTNPGAVDKNKEATVIFYPEGGNQGLINTDNAKMMVKGIFKNPDTEATGSLDLIKVGDRFEGRFVPNTLLGLSDDTDLIGMEVYFENENGEKALDENDQAGLISFSFDRVTFNPENWRADAEVTIHFDFHDKKIGEEENLYLWSWIENHENEKIDNGAWEQSSENAKLTNLGHGQYEIKMVPTTYFHATASQIKNDGLNFLVKTKEGGMKSDNFGPFKSNLVTAIKPQVPEANVFPNPTSGVLHISNLSGWEGSVGVRVMNSFGQQLYFATYHANQQGEIVLDLSSYASGQYIIQLYNEHKRLIKKIIKL